In the genome of Chryseobacterium sp. 52, the window GCTTTATCACAGGATATTGAAAAAGATCACCACATGCCTTGTTTTGTTTTGGGGAATTGTACAGGTTTCCGGGCAGAAAGACAGCATATATATTGAAGCAAAATTATCTGCCGACAGAAAGACGCTGGAGGTTAATCAGGAAATTGTGTATTACAATCATTCCGACAAAGACCTGCAATCGGTGAAACTTCTCAATTGGGTTTCTGCTTATAATAAAAAAGGAACATCTCTGGTCTACAGAAAACTGGAAGACCGAAGCAGTGATCTTCATTTTGCAAAACCTGAACAGCTTGGCAAGCTTCTGGATCTGCAAATCAGAAATCCGTCACAGCAGCCTATTGTTGTGAATTCCAATTCAGATGAGAATCTTTTTCTTCCTCTGACAGAGGCTTTAAAGCCTGGTGAAAGTATTAAACTACAGCTACAATACAGAATGCACCTTCCCGATACGAAATTTACGGGTTACGGTACATCTGATAAAAGTACAGCATTAAAATATTTCTTTATTGTTCCGGATCATTTTGATCCGGACAATATTTCCAAAAGAAACTATCATGATATTGAGGAATCAGTGAGTTTCAATACTTTCTGGACTGTCAATTTCGACCTTCCTCCCAACTATTTTATCGAAGGTAATCTGCCGCAGATTCAAATGAATTCATTTAATGGTTATCTGGATTCTGATCCTGAATTTGTTATCTCACAAAATGGTCTTCCTTCCATCAAAGTAAATGTGGATGGAGCAGATACAGAGATCAAGTTCGGATATAATCTGAAGCCTGAAGAAAAACAGAATCTTGAATTCTACCTGCCGTTGCATTTAAAATTCATTAAAGAAAAAATCGGCTTTCTTCCTAAAAATCTTTTTATTTCGGATAAATTCAGATCATCAGAAGATTTTTTCGGAAATAATGATATCGCATTCTGGAAATTCAGATTTCAGCTGTTTACCGATGCTGAAAAAACGGATCTTGATTATTTCGGGATCATCGCAAAAAAAATCCTTGACGAAAGTATTATTGCAGATAAGCAGAAAAATCACTGGTTTAAAAACGGTTTAAAATCATATCTGGAAATCCAGTACCTTCAAAAATTCTATAAAGACACCAAGTTATTGGGTACTTTGCCGGAGACGCGCATTTTTGGAGTAAAGCCACTGAAATTATTTCATGCATCCCAAGTGAAACTTATTGACCGTTACGGTCTGTCATATCAGTATATTATGTCTCAAAACCTTGATCAGAAGATCAGCGAGAACTTTACGGTTTTGAGTAACTTTAATGATATGGCTGTCAGCAGTTTTGAAACCGGAAGTCTATTCAATTATACGGCTGAAAAAATGGGGTATGATAATTTCAACAGCATTTTGAAAGATTATATTTCCAAAAATACAGACCGAAAGATCAATCCTGAAGAATTTCTGAAGGAACTGGCTGAAAAGGACAAGACCTCAGGATATCTCACCAATTTTTTGAAGCAGAAAAACAGAGTGAATTTCACCCTGAAAAACATCAAAAAAGAGGAAGATTCTTTACATATCAGAATCGGTAAAAATACAGATGCTCCTATTCCTTTCAAACTCGAAACACAAACGAGTGAGGGTGAAAAAAAATCCTATTGGATAGAAACGGAAGAAAATGAAAGAATCAAAAACTTTTCTCTTCCTGCTTCAGAGGACATCCACAAAGTGACTCTTAACAGTGATTATATTTTCCCGGAATCTAAATACCGAGACAACTTTTTATATGCAAAAGGTCTGTTTTCGAATACAAAGAAAATAAAATTCAAACTTATTAAGGATATTCCAAATCCTGAATACAACGAAATATACATCAGTCCAAGGGTACGTTTTAACAATACCTATGATAAGTTTCTTCTGGGAGTCAATTTAAAAAACCAGTCTTTCTTCGACCAGAAATTTTTGTATTCCTTTACCCCAACTTACAGTACCGGAACCGGAAAATTGACGGGATCAGGAGCTGTATCCTACTCTTTCCTTCCTGCTGAAAGTATTTTCAGAAGCATCACTTTTGGGGTATCGGGCTCTTATTTCCACTATGATTACGGATTGGCTTACAGAAAAGGTTCAATATTTTCCAGTTTCAGCTTTAGAAAAAATCCGAGAAGCACGGTCAGCAGAAGTATCGGCTTTTCTTATAATTACTTGGAAAGAGACCTGAATTCCCGCATGATTGCCAATAGAGATTATGGAAAATATAATCTTTGGACCGCAGGATATGGATACAGTGACAGCCAGATGATTCATGAAAAAAGTTTAAGCTTAAGTGCTCAGGGCATGGAAGATTTCAACAAAATAACTGCTGAAGGATTTTACAGATGGGAATTTGCTCCAAAGCAAAAACTAAGTCTTAGGCTATTTGCAGGTTATTTTGTAAGAAATGATACCCGAAATAATATGTTCAACTATGGAATTTCAAGGGTATCCAACTATTCTTTCTCTTATAATCTTTTGGGTGAAAGTGCTAACAGCGGACTTTTGTCACAACAGTTTATCCTGGCTGACGGAGGTTTTAAATCTTTTATTCCGGGATCTGTCAATCAATGGATCACTTCCATGAATGTAGACTCCAGTGTCTGGAAGATATTTCATGTATATGCAGATGCGGGGATCTATAAAAACAAAAACCGTTCTGCAGAATTTATTTGGGACACTGGTATCAAAGTAAGAGTGATTCCTGATTTTCTTGAAGTTTATTTCCCTATACAATCGTCCTTAGGTTTTGAACCTTCTTTTAAAGATTATGCAAAACGCATCAGATATACCTTAGTCCTCAATCTTGGTGCAGTGATCAATGCTGCCAGAAGAGGATGGTACTAAATAAAAAAACAGCTGTAAAATACAGCTGTTTCTTTTAACATATTATATTGAAAACTAACTTTTAATTTTTTGCGTAAGGTTCAGGCAAAGTCTGACTAAGATTTCTATCTATATTCTATAGATATCAAAAACAGTACCACAAAAATCAAAATATTAGCAAAAAATAACCATCAAAACAAAATATTAAACATCTCTTTTAACATATTGACTGTAATATTTTAAACAAAATCTTATTATTAGAGTTAATATTATAAAAAAACTCCGGCCATTTCTTCGAAATGGCCGGAGCGTATATCTTTTAAAAAAACTAAGAAATTAGTCTTTTAAGATCTTCTGAGATACAGGCTCGTTGTTTACAGTTCCTGTTACGATATAATTTCCTTTTGCTAGTTCAGCAACATTTACAGTTCCATCCTGTTTTACAGAAGCAGACTTCACTACCTGTCCAAACATATTGTAAACTTTCACATCTTTCACATCAGCTCCGAAAGTAATCTCGTCACTCTTCACGAAAGTATTTTTTACGAAGTTTAATTTCGTCTTAAAGTTTTCAGAGGTACCCAATGCGCCATTTGTTGCTGTCCCTGTAATTATTACATCATCTAAACTAAAAGTTCCTCCAGTAGCTTCAGAACCGTAAAAGTAAAATCTAAGAGTTACAGGAGAAGTAACATTGGAAATAGCAGGTGTTATTGTATTTCCGGTTTGACCTGCACAAGATGTACAGTCATTTACAAAATGAAATTCATTTGTACCCACCACTTCCAATTCTGCATTAGCAGGATTAATAGAAGCAGGAATATTAGAAGCATAAGAATCAGCATTTGATCTTACAGTATAAGATCTTGGACCAGTACCAGATCTTTGACTTCTAAAAGAAACAGATGATACAGATAGAGATACTCCAGCATTCGGAGTTACAGTAACTTGTAAATATTTTGTTACATCTGGGGTAGTGGATGTTGGAGCTCCACTATGGGCAAATCTATTTCCAGTAGTAGTTTGAGTGTAACCAGTTGTTGTAAAATTTCCAGCGGCAACGTTAGTACTTCCTGCTCCTGCTACAGCTCCTGTTGTAGGTGGTGGTGTTCCTTCAAAATCATAAGTCGCAGTAAAACTTTGTGCGTTCATCATGGATAGCGTCGCTAATCCTAAAATAGTAAAGATTTTTTTCATTATAAAAAGTTTTAAATTTATGGGGTAAAAGTACAAAAAAACCGTCATTATATTAAAATGACGGTATATAATTAACAATTTATTAAAGTTACTTTTTTATAATCTTCTCAGAAACCGCATTACCATTAACATTTCCGGTAACAATATAAATCCCTTTATGAAGATCTATTACATTTAAAGTTCCGTTTTCAACAACAGAAGCAGTTTTAACCAACTGTCCGTTAATATTGAAAATTTTCACATCAGATTTTGTTCCAAAATAGATTTCATGATCTACTGAAGTATTTTTAACAAAACTTACAGCTTTAGTTTTAGCATCATTAACAGTAAGAGAACCTTGAGTTACTAATTTAATATCATCAAGGAAAAATCTTCTTCCTCCCGCTGCTGAAGCAAATTTAAGTTTTGTTGCGGCTGTCCCTCCTATAATATTAACTGTATAAGTGGAGAATGTTGAATTTGTAAGCGTAAAGCTACTTGTTCCATTAAGGCTACCTCCACCAGTGATTGTAACAGTTAATGCCGTGTTATCTGTACTAAATCCAGCAGCTCTGAAAGTTAGAGTTGCATTACCTGCAAGCCCTGTTAATGCAGGAGTTGTAACAGAACCGGCACTACCTCCCGAACCTGATTTTATACACTGTGCTCCTCCACCAGAAGCTCCAAATACCCAACCTGCAGTTGTATAAGTACTTAATGATTTTGTACCTACATTTCCAGTCCAAGAATCATCATTTCCACCTGTACCATCTAAATCATCAAATGTTGCATTAAAAACAGTAGTTTGAGCAAACGCAGCAACAGCAAATACGGCAGTTGCAACTAACGAGTAAAATTTTTTCATGAGTGTAAAATTTAATTATTAATAATTTACAGTGTAAAATTACCAGTAATTTTCACGGATTTACAATAATTAGATTAATTTTCTGTTAATAATGTTAAACTCATTTCCGTTAACATTTTTTAGCTATTTTTACGAATTATTTTGAAAGGCTTGCGCAATTTTTTTCTTCTGATCGGTTTATTTTTCATGGGCATTTTTTCGGCTCATGCACAAATATTTTCGTGGAAAAATCCAAACATTCCCGAAGACAGTATTAAAAAAGACAGTATCCTTGCCGCAAGATTTGAGCAGGATATTTTTGCAAAGGACACCCTGGATTTTGTAAGAACCAATAACAAAATAATTGTAGACGAAGCTGTACTTGCTAAAAACGACAAGAAAAGATTTTTAGGAGAACTGAACTCCAAAGGTTCCATTATCCGTGGAATTACCTTCGGAAATAATCAGGGGCAATCTGTACAGAGCTCCATGGATCTTCAGATTTCAGGAAGGCTTTCAAAGGACGTTACTATTTTGGCGAGTATTTCAGATCACAATCTTCCTATCCAGGCTGATGGTTATACACAAACGCTTGAAGAATTTGATAAGATTTACATGCAGCTTAATATTAAGGATAAATCTATTCTTAGAGCAGGTCATCTCGATCTTTTAGAATCTAAAACTTATTTTGCAAAATTCCAGAGAAGGAGTATGGGACTTCAGTTTCAGACCGAATTCGGAAAAGATAACAAAACGTTTGTAGATGTTTCGATGGGTGTTGCACGAAGTGAATTCCACAGGGTCCGTTTTCAGGGGGTGGAAGGTAACCAGGGACCTTACCGTCTGACGGGTAAAAACGGCGAGCAGTTTATCACACTTATTTCAGGTTCTGAGCAGGTGTTTATTGACGGTATTTTGATGAAGCGTGGAGAAAATCAGGATTACATCATTAACTACAATACCGGAGAAGTAACATTTACCAGTTTCCGACCTATTTTCCAGCAAAATTTCATTACCATTTCCTATAACTATACGAACAGAAATTACTCCCGATATTTATTTACCGGAAAGGTGGAACACCAGAGGGAAAAGTTCAAAATAGGCATGAACTGGTTTATGGAAAATGACAACAAAAATGCACCCCTTTCTTTAAATCTTTCCAAAGAAGATGAGCAGATCCTTGCCAATGCGGGTAATGATCCCAATTTGATGTATGCCCCATCGGGTGTTGTTATGGCCTATGATGTTAATAAGATCCTATACCGATTAAACCCTGCCGGGAATTTCTACGAATTTTCCACAGATCAGAACGAAACGCTTTATCAGGTTTCTTTTACTTATTTTGGAGTCAATCAGGGGGATTATAAGATTACCCAAACAACCAACAATGGTCGTGTATTCGAGTATGTAGGTAATAACATGGGAGATTACAAAGCCGTGAGAAAACTTCCTTCGCCTCAGAAGTCACAGGTATATTCAGTCAATTCCGAATACCTTTTAAAAGAAGGAAAAATAGGAGCTGATTTCTCACTGAGTAATTATGATCTGAATCTTTTTTCATCCAAAGATGCAGCTCAAAATATGGGATATGCCTGGCGTATTTTTGGAAATAAAACTTTCACGAAAAGCACCTGGAAAGGTACTCCAAGTTTTGAATACCAATACATTGATAAGCAGTTCCACATTTTAGACCGTATCAATGATGTAGAATTTTCAAGGGACTTTAACCTGGTACAGGAATTTAGCCAGAGAACGCAAAACAGGTTTATCTTCAGCTTTTTAAATAAATGGAATAATAAATCCACCTTAAATTACAGAGTCAATTATCTTGATGAGCAGGATACTTATAAAGGGATTAAAAATGATCTGGATTTTGGCTGGATCACAGGAAAATTTTTCACGAAAGGAAACCTGTCTTATCTTAATACGAATGCTACACTTCAGGATACCAAATTTATCCGAGGTGGCGCGTCTACAGAATTTACAGGCAAAAAAGGAAGCTGGGCGATTGGAGGCAGCATGGAACATAATGAGAAGAAGTACAATGATACTCAGCTTATGGATGTTACCAGTTTCAGCTGGAAGGAGATTTTTGTTCAGAAAAAGATTGGGGACAGTACACGTACCAAGCTTCTTGCAAAGGTGTACATGAGAGACAATGACTCCGTACGAAACAACAGACTGGAGAATATGAATAATATTCTGGGAATCATGGCAGAAAGTCAGCTTATTAAAACGGAGAAAACGACTTTAAATGCCTTGATCCATTACCGAAAATTCTTCTACCAAAGTAATGAAGCTAATATGACCCGTAATAATGATTTTGTGGTAGGAAATATTCTGTACAACCAACAGCTTTTCAGAAATGGAATGCGCCTCCAGGCATTCTATGAACTTGGAAACGGACAGGAAGCACAAAGAGAATTCCAGTATCTTAAAGTCACTGACGGACAGGGTGTTTACAAATGGACGGATTACAACGGAGACGGAATTCAGCAGCTTGATGAATTTGAAATTGCAGAATATTCTGACTTGGCACAGTATATCAGAATTTACACCAATTCTGTACGGTATATTGCTTCCAATAAAAATAAAATTCAGCTGGCATTATTTGTCAACCCATCCATTGTTTTCAATTCTGAAAATGCATTTTTAAAGCGCTGGAATTTTAATATTTCA includes:
- a CDS encoding T9SS type A sorting domain-containing protein; this encodes MKKFYSLVATAVFAVAAFAQTTVFNATFDDLDGTGGNDDSWTGNVGTKSLSTYTTAGWVFGASGGGAQCIKSGSGGSAGSVTTPALTGLAGNATLTFRAAGFSTDNTALTVTITGGGSLNGTSSFTLTNSTFSTYTVNIIGGTAATKLKFASAAGGRRFFLDDIKLVTQGSLTVNDAKTKAVSFVKNTSVDHEIYFGTKSDVKIFNINGQLVKTASVVENGTLNVIDLHKGIYIVTGNVNGNAVSEKIIKK
- a CDS encoding T9SS type A sorting domain-containing protein — encoded protein: MKKIFTILGLATLSMMNAQSFTATYDFEGTPPPTTGAVAGAGSTNVAAGNFTTTGYTQTTTGNRFAHSGAPTSTTPDVTKYLQVTVTPNAGVSLSVSSVSFRSQRSGTGPRSYTVRSNADSYASNIPASINPANAELEVVGTNEFHFVNDCTSCAGQTGNTITPAISNVTSPVTLRFYFYGSEATGGTFSLDDVIITGTATNGALGTSENFKTKLNFVKNTFVKSDEITFGADVKDVKVYNMFGQVVKSASVKQDGTVNVAELAKGNYIVTGTVNNEPVSQKILKD
- a CDS encoding aminopeptidase; translated protein: MKKITTCLVLFWGIVQVSGQKDSIYIEAKLSADRKTLEVNQEIVYYNHSDKDLQSVKLLNWVSAYNKKGTSLVYRKLEDRSSDLHFAKPEQLGKLLDLQIRNPSQQPIVVNSNSDENLFLPLTEALKPGESIKLQLQYRMHLPDTKFTGYGTSDKSTALKYFFIVPDHFDPDNISKRNYHDIEESVSFNTFWTVNFDLPPNYFIEGNLPQIQMNSFNGYLDSDPEFVISQNGLPSIKVNVDGADTEIKFGYNLKPEEKQNLEFYLPLHLKFIKEKIGFLPKNLFISDKFRSSEDFFGNNDIAFWKFRFQLFTDAEKTDLDYFGIIAKKILDESIIADKQKNHWFKNGLKSYLEIQYLQKFYKDTKLLGTLPETRIFGVKPLKLFHASQVKLIDRYGLSYQYIMSQNLDQKISENFTVLSNFNDMAVSSFETGSLFNYTAEKMGYDNFNSILKDYISKNTDRKINPEEFLKELAEKDKTSGYLTNFLKQKNRVNFTLKNIKKEEDSLHIRIGKNTDAPIPFKLETQTSEGEKKSYWIETEENERIKNFSLPASEDIHKVTLNSDYIFPESKYRDNFLYAKGLFSNTKKIKFKLIKDIPNPEYNEIYISPRVRFNNTYDKFLLGVNLKNQSFFDQKFLYSFTPTYSTGTGKLTGSGAVSYSFLPAESIFRSITFGVSGSYFHYDYGLAYRKGSIFSSFSFRKNPRSTVSRSIGFSYNYLERDLNSRMIANRDYGKYNLWTAGYGYSDSQMIHEKSLSLSAQGMEDFNKITAEGFYRWEFAPKQKLSLRLFAGYFVRNDTRNNMFNYGISRVSNYSFSYNLLGESANSGLLSQQFILADGGFKSFIPGSVNQWITSMNVDSSVWKIFHVYADAGIYKNKNRSAEFIWDTGIKVRVIPDFLEVYFPIQSSLGFEPSFKDYAKRIRYTLVLNLGAVINAARRGWY